From one Pseudomonadota bacterium genomic stretch:
- a CDS encoding restriction endonuclease: QRKDIQAFFGALTDRNATKGLFITTGYFASGARQFSDRREGIVLIDGDQLASLMIDHGVGVERGETVEIARVNHGFFEEG, encoded by the coding sequence CCAGCGCAAAGACATCCAGGCCTTCTTCGGCGCACTCACCGACCGCAACGCGACCAAAGGCCTGTTCATCACCACGGGCTACTTCGCCAGTGGAGCTCGACAGTTCTCGGACCGTCGCGAGGGAATCGTCCTCATCGACGGCGACCAGCTCGCGTCCCTGATGATCGATCACGGGGTGGGTGTCGAACGAGGCGAGACGGTGGAGATCGCCCGCGTCAACCACGGCTTTTTTGAGGAGGGGTAG
- a CDS encoding DUF3644 domain-containing protein, translated as MGKQKRVRRLFSVKEELLKKSREAALAAVQIFNNPNITFKSESYVVLMIIAWTYLLHAYYRDLGVEYRYFKKEGQRRKFDKTKHGAFKYWELERCLNESKCPLDRPVTQNLRFLIGLRHEVEHQMTTRIDDLLSAQFQACCINYHEAIARLFGAGYGIAKHLSLSLQFSSLADEQVDTLEKHPGLPKNVKRFIQGFDAELDPKDFRSAQFAYRVIFVPKTVNHPNQADQVITFVRPDSELAENINVAYASIKETERPKWLPGQIVSLMKSEGFARFSQYHHTLLWQADDGKNPSKGLGVQVAKTWYWYEAWVDRVRKHCRQHAAEYR; from the coding sequence GTGGGCAAGCAGAAGCGCGTCCGCCGCCTCTTCTCCGTCAAAGAGGAGCTGCTCAAGAAGTCCCGCGAGGCAGCCCTGGCGGCTGTGCAGATCTTCAATAATCCGAACATCACGTTCAAGTCCGAGAGTTACGTGGTTCTTATGATCATCGCGTGGACGTACCTTTTGCACGCCTACTATCGAGATCTCGGGGTCGAGTACCGCTACTTCAAGAAGGAAGGGCAGCGCCGGAAGTTCGACAAGACAAAGCACGGAGCCTTCAAGTACTGGGAGCTCGAGCGCTGCCTGAACGAGTCGAAATGCCCACTTGACCGGCCGGTAACTCAGAACCTCAGGTTTCTTATTGGTCTGCGTCACGAGGTCGAGCACCAAATGACGACACGAATCGACGATCTTCTGAGTGCACAATTCCAGGCATGCTGCATCAACTACCACGAAGCGATCGCTCGGCTATTTGGAGCGGGTTACGGGATCGCCAAACATCTGTCTCTCAGTCTCCAATTCTCGTCATTGGCGGACGAGCAGGTTGACACGCTGGAGAAACACCCTGGGCTTCCGAAGAATGTGAAGCGCTTCATTCAAGGCTTCGATGCCGAGCTCGATCCGAAAGACTTTCGCAGCGCGCAATTCGCTTACCGGGTGATCTTCGTGCCGAAGACTGTCAACCACCCGAATCAGGCGGACCAGGTGATCACGTTCGTTCGGCCCGATTCTGAACTCGCAGAGAACATCAACGTTGCGTACGCTTCGATCAAGGAGACGGAGCGACCGAAGTGGCTTCCGGGGCAGATCGTTTCGCTCATGAAGTCGGAGGGCTTCGCCCGATTTTCCCAGTACCACCATACGTTGCTCTGGCAGGCCGACGACGGGAAGAACCCGAGCAAAGGGCTTGGGGTACAGGTCGCGAAGACCTGGTACTGGTATGAAGCCTGGGTAGATCGGGTCCGAAAACACTGCCGCCAGCATGCGGCCGAGTATCGGTGA